AGCGGGGCTTTCGTTTTTCCACCTATGCCACCTGGTGGATTCGTCAGACCATAGAGCGGGCCATTATGAACCAGACCCGCACCATTCGCCTGCCCATCCACGTGGTCAAGGAGCTGAACGTCTACCTGCGTACCGCCCGGGAACTGGCCCACCGGCTGGATCACGAGCCCACCGCCGACGAGATTGCCGACGCCCTCGACAAGCCGGTGGAGGATGTATCACGCATGCTCAAGCTGAACGAAAAAATCAGCTCGGTCGACACCCCCATCGGCGGGGACGGCGACAAGGCACTGCTCGATGTGCTGGCCGACGAGAACGACAAGGATCCGGAGATCGAGACCCAGGACGATGACATGCATTCGAGTCTGGTGCGCTGGCTGGAAGAGCTGAATCCCAAGCAGCGGGAAGTGCTGGCCCGGCGTTTTGGCCTGCTGGGTTACGAAGCGTCCACCCTGGAGGACGTGGGCCGGGAAATCGGGCTCACCCGGGAGCGGGTGCGTCAGATCCAGGTGGAGGCGCTGCGCCGGCTGAAGGAGATCCTCACCCAGCAGGGCCTTAATATCGACACCCTGTTTCACAGCGAATAACGATTTTGTAGGCCCGGCTTTAGCCGGGCAACGTACACGTCGGCTGACGCCGTTGCCCGAATAAATTCGGGCCTACAGCTTTCAGCTGTCTTTTCTGGCCTGTTTCAACCGGTACAACTGCTCCAGTGCCTGGCGCGGGCTGAGTTCGTCCGGATTCAGTTCATCCAGCAATTCCAGCGCCGGATTAACCGGCTCCTCAAACAGCGGCAGCGCGCCCTGAGGCTCGGCAGTGAACTCGGCCACAGGGCTGATCCGGCCACTTTCCAGCTCGACCAGCTTCTGCCGGGCCAGGGTCAGCACCGGCTTCGGCACGCCGGCCAGTGCCGCCACCTGCAAACCATAAGAGCGGCTGGCGGCGCCTTCCTGCACCGCATGCATAAAGGCGATGGTGTCGCCGTGCTCCACCGCGTCCAGGTGCACATTGGCCACCGCCGGCCACAGCGCCGCCAGCCCGGTCAGCTCGAAATAGTGGGTGGCAAACAGGGTGTAGGCGTGCAGCCGGTTGGCCAGGGCATCGGCACAGGCCCAGGCCAGGGCCAGGCCGTCGTAGGTGCTGGTGCCGCGGCCGATTTCATCCATCAGCACCAGGCTGTGGCGGCTGGCATTGTTGAGAATATTGGCGGTTTCGGTCATTTCCACCATAAAGGTGGAGCGGCCCGAGGCCAGGTCGTCCGATGCACCGATACGGGTAAAGATGCGATCCACCCGGCCGATACGGGCCCTTTGTGCCGGCACGAAGGAACCCATGTAGGCCAGC
The Oceanimonas pelagia genome window above contains:
- the rpoS gene encoding RNA polymerase sigma factor RpoS yields the protein MSQKKYNTENAEVDFDKDNELDATGVEVEEAKREEPLEEVLSAPTQRSLDVTQLYLGEIGFSPLLTAEEEVHYARRALRGDLAARKRMIESNLRLVVKISRRYNNRGLALLDLIEEGNLGLIRAVEKFDPERGFRFSTYATWWIRQTIERAIMNQTRTIRLPIHVVKELNVYLRTARELAHRLDHEPTADEIADALDKPVEDVSRMLKLNEKISSVDTPIGGDGDKALLDVLADENDKDPEIETQDDDMHSSLVRWLEELNPKQREVLARRFGLLGYEASTLEDVGREIGLTRERVRQIQVEALRRLKEILTQQGLNIDTLFHSE